CTCGCAACAATTTTGTGTTTTCCAGGTAACGCTAAATGTATTGCGTGGAAAAACCAAAAGTATTGCAAGGTGATGCAAAAGCATTGCGATGAAACACAAAAGCACCTTAGAACAAAAAACACTACCACCATGGCCCTCCGTATTGATGAGACGTACAATGTAATGTTAAACTGCATGGACAGGTCAACGTCCCTGAACGCTACCTAGCCAGGTGGCTGCATAAAGCTAACAGTGCAGGGTTGGTTTGCAGAGCAACGGGGAGTTGCAGCGTGTGATTCTTGTTATTGTAAAGAAACCATGTTAACTGTTACAGTTAACGTTACACAATAATCGATACAGAACCATTTTCACCCAAAACGCACATACACTGAATAGAACATGCATATAGCATTACCCAATGACAGGTTGTTTTATTTCGCGCTAACTGTTTGGCGCTTAAGAGAAGCCATTTTATGCCATCCTGGATATCTACAcataactagctagctagctaacaaggCGAGCATGCTGACgatagcttgctagctaagcAAAAAGAACCAGAGAATGCCATGTGTTCCTATGTTGTCTTTTAACTAACATTTCACGTAACCATATTAAATCACAATCACAACAGGTAGACAAACAGGAAACTCCTTGATATTAACTTGTAGGTTTTCCGGGGGAAGTCATGAGAGAAAATCTAATTTTACAACAGAAAAAACTACTTCCACATCCGGTGAGAACGAATAGCAATCTCTGCGAGGGTTTCGCGGCAAGGTTTCAATTAACAGATTTGCTACTTTACGGGAGGACGTTTCCATTTACCAAGATTATATGAAGCACTTAGTCCGGAATCAGATTTTAGTCCATCGGTAAAGCAACTTACTAGCTAGCTGTCTATGTTTCTAGGTTGAGTTAGCTGCTCAATTCCAGAGAAGGTTAGCTAGGTGGTTAGCCAACTAGCTAACGATAGCTGGCAGATGGGACGAACTTTCAAAGTAACCTGGAGAAGTTACGTCTGTAAAACTCGTGTTTGCAATTACCTGTCGTGTGGTTTGTGTTCATAAAGACTGGCTTAGATTATTTCTACATTTTCCATTACCAGCCTTTAACAGCATAGCCATGTTTTGTATTAGACACCGACTATGGAAGGTTTAACGTTCGCGTAAAGTTTTGTTATCTAAGCTTTAGCAGGCTAGCTTGCAACTTAGCATCTGGCTTACTAATAACAGTAGCGATACGTTAACTCTCCCGTTTTCAACGTGCTTTCTGCGTTATTGTTGTATCATGGTGAATCCTCTTACCTTCCTCTGTCGTTGGCggataaatgtttttttgcaGATCTATATCCACATCAGATGGACTGGATTTTCCTTTTCTAGCCCGACAACtttataaaaacaaatattgttttAGATTTTCCCTCGATTCAAAGATGGCAGCTGAACGCCACCGGAAGTAAAAGGGAAAGGGTCAacgcagtttaaaaaaaagaaaaagagaattcAATCTCTTGATTGCAGATAGGCCTACCTCGCTGTCCCAGAATATAATAAGTAAAATGGTTTTCACAGATGCTGAGATAAATCTCCCAATGTCACCCTATAAATGGTTGCGATGGTTATAAGTAGGGCAATGGCATGATGTTTGCGACTGGAGGATTAAAATGGGATTGTGTGCTCCAGACTCTGAATCGTCTGTAACTTAGATAAATGTATTACACGCATTTGATAAGCCACACTAACTGGCCACTTGTTCCCTAAAGTTGCATAacgtaaaaatgtatttgttccTCTGCATTATATGCAACTTTATTATTTATGGGCAGCATGAATTTGATCACACTTTATAGGGCCAGATAAATCTACATAAATGCAAAGGcctaaaacagaaaaagaaccACAGAGGGGAATTTTATATGAAAATAGTCCTTTGCTGCCTGTTTTAGTTTTGGTTGCATTTTCAGATATTATTGTCATCTGTCAAACCAGTGTACTaaagagcagtggttcccaaagtgggggggggggcggcccCCCGGGGGGTTCCagacatagatatatatagatctacatatgtctatggttccAGAGTTACAGCAAGGATGACACGGGCGGAGGGTGAAATCAGGTCAAATCTTGTATGGCAGTGTTCTTACAGCACAGTAGCCTATAAGGAACGCAAgtggtgatgagtttatagccaACTTTGTACTTGTATAACATGGTCAGGCCCTACCGTTAGCTTATATATTAGAGGGGATAGCTGGCCTAATTATTTATACAACAGGCATGTGTCTACATGAACATTGTATGGATTGATCACCTAGTGAGAAGTAACAAATGTTTAAAGATTTTAAACGAGATATCtgatcaaattaaattaaaaaaatatttaaggtTAAGCTATTGGTGgggaatttttctttttttcatttgtgaaaCGAGGAgcctgccatgaaaagtttgggaaccattGATATAGAGCTGCTGAAGGACAAGAGGgtattgtatgtatatataatatatatatacatacatattatatattatatatatatagctattGGGAACTACTGCTATGGTATAGAGCTATTGTAGGACCGGAGGAGACCAGTAAATGCACAAAAATAATATACAACACCAGATATCCACTTAAAATCTTTATTTGCAAAGaatgttttttaaatatttttttttacatttgacttTGTTTTCACAGTTGACCCAAATAAAGAGATTAGTCAGAGGAGCatcacagacaaatgcacaaCTAGATGTGTCGTGTTACACTGGCTAACTTTCCAGTCACATTTCGTCAGGCATCACAACCATGTAGGGCCATATTACCCATGCCACGGACATTCATCAACAATGCAATTTGCAGTCAAATACTAGAATTTCGGAGGGAAACTGCCTTGATTCAGTCAAACCTTCATCTTAAATAATGAACCAGacaactgaaaaatacataaacaataaataaagaaaactaCAATCACAGTAGGCATTTATAGTCTTATTCTTCTGAGTCCTGCTCAAAACAGACTGAAAGCAGCATACAGAATACTCAGTAAAATGGGAATCTCAAATAAAGCAAAAGGCAACTGATATAAACCATGTTTGTCCATTGCAGGCtctaaaacatgaaaacatccAACAATATTTATAACTGGTTGAAGACAAATACCATACCGTTGTCTTTTATGGGAGCGTGAATTCCAGGCTGTATTGACATGGCTTTACACACTGATAGATTACAGTGAACAGATTAATCGAAACAGTAAAGAGATGTTCCCTGTTCTTGTCATTGGTTTTCAGCCTCAATGAAAGAGATGCCAGACTTAAACAGATCTGCATCATCTAAACAGGTGTTGGGCATGCCTACTACACCATCCTCCTCTAAGGGAGGTGAAAATAAGAAACCCTCCACTGTATCTGCAGTGGTTACATACAGAGTGAGCACTGACAGTGAACCATCACAAATCAACCTTGATTACATCTAGTGTTGCATTTCGTGCTTTGAAATGCCACTCATTCTTAGGACAGGAGATTGGCAGAAGGTCGTGTGTGTTCGGTGGGTTCAAAGTTAATTTTAGACAAAAGTGGCGTGAGATAAGTGACAACACTGGAGTCATTTGAACATcagataaattaatttaaaagaGAAGACTTCTCAGACATTTAAGGGTTACTTGCAAGAGACTGACAAATTCAAAATGTCCGAAACTGGTTTATTTCGAACCAAGCTGATCCTATCCATGGCTAAACAGGTACTGACAATGTGACTTCACAAGAGCAAGTTAAAATCAAGGTTGTCAATGCTGACAATAGGCTCTCTCCAGTACTGGAAAGCGTTGTACTCAGACAGCTCGTTCGTCgtttctccccctttttttgGCTTCAGGGgggacttcttcttcttcttggtcTTGTTCTTTTGGATGGGAACCACCTTAGCCACGCCTAGGTCCTGAAGTTCGGACAAATCCAGCTCAGGGATTGGCTGCCTCCAGTAGAGGAAGGAGTCATATTGGGTGGCGGGGGTCTCCAGCATTTTCATCTGTATTATGGACATAGACAGCTGATTAAATCCCATGCCATGACATTAAAATAACTGAACTTCCCAAGGAACTCAGCTGACTCATAGTGAGTGTATATCTTCAGCAGTGGGTGATGTAGACAGCAAATGTACTGCAGAACTATGTGAACTATGTTTGTCTCAGCAAGAATGCAGTGGACGTGTGAACAGTGCCTATTTCTGACTTGTTTACGCTTTATTTTTAGACGTTCATTACATCCTTCTCAAAGAGTAGGCTAATTCCTAGAAAATGTCACGCTTACTTGGGAGGACATGTTAGTTCAGTACACATGCCCAGATAGGGAGAAGATATGGCGTTACCCTAAATCCATCAGAAATCACACACCCAATCCTTTCGGGTCGTTTGGACCATAGAAAGAACAATCTATCATTACAACAACAAATGTCAAGACTCAGGCTAGCAAATACAGTTTCAGCAAAAACAGGCTTTAGCTGCGGTGCGCACAGATGGTGATACACTATACTAGTCCTGAAGCGACGCACTGAAATTCAAACTCTTGTCATCGTAAATCTTTTACGTAGTTTAGTGTAGGCTAGCCAAACACCGATCGAGAACAATGTCATAACAAGTGAATGTtattcaaatacatttaaaggCTATTGGGAACATCCCAATCCGTCTTAAAACAGTGGAACTGGGTCATGCAATCTTGGCTAGGCCAAAGGATAGGCTAGAAAATGACAGGCTACACTGTGACAAAGCGTTTCGACGATAATATACTCTCAGTTCACATCGAACAAATTAGACTACATTTAATTAATGTAACCCATGCACCATGTGTCATGCAGCCTAACCTAGCCGAAACGCAACAGACTGTATCTGtgattttaaaaaaaagtatttaataATCGAGACAAACGTACTGAAAAACGTTACAGGTTCCGAGCTTTCATTGTCAGACCTTGTAGAGCCTAGCCTActtaaagaaatagaaatataaTTTCTGTAAGAAACTATGAAGGCAGGTGCAATACGCCCAACGCTGCTTAATTAGCTTAAATCACAAAATGACACTCCCGCAGCGTAAACATCATCGTAAAAGGTCATGAAGCACGATAAAATTACAACACTGCTACCTTTTTAGAATTCTCTTGCAAACTAGTGCTTTTGAAAAGGTATTTCTTGTATGGCAGTATCCCTTTGTTTGCGTTGACCGGTGCTTGCACGGCCGTCAGTCCTTCTGATGAGGTCCACAAGCCGGCTTTTTCAAGAAGCTATCAGCCACACCCACGCCTGGCCCAGACGCaattgcctgtctgtgtgacgATAGGCCACCCGCTACCGTATACAGCTTATGGGGGTCGTGCAGCATTTCAAGTCACAATGGATGAACAAATACTGAGGCATGCTGCTCCCCAGAATAGGCAACTGTATAATTAGTACAAACATAAAGGGGCAAGCGGGTAAATGCATGATGACAGATCTGTTTCATCAGCCACAATGTCGAGCTTCTATCAGGCAGATTTACTACACCAGATCTGCAGAAGATTTTGATGGCTCCAAAGCCATCAGGGTCCAAGATTCCTCAGGAGGTACAATTATTGACTGTCATTCGTTTTAAGATTGTAATTGAAGGCTACATAAGTGTTTTCTAGAATGTTTATAGTTCAAACTTAGTTACATACTATTACCTCTAGGGGGCGATAAGGTGATGTCTCACAGAGGAACTGTTGAGAGTCATATTTATGTTTACCAAGTTTCTGGAGAGTAGGCATTTCAGCATTtcaagtgagagagacagacttgtGATGAGATGACCTTAAAAACTATTACCCCCTAAAGATAGGCCTCTGTAGATAGTACATTTTCAACTTTCTTAAAGCTATAAAGAAACCTTTTTGGAAGTTGTTAGATAGCCAAGAATCATGTTGGAAATTGGAAGGGTATACAGAAGTGCAGAAGGTAGGCAAAGAAATTCAAAGTTGTGAAATAATTcacatatttattcatttactaGACAttggaaatgaaaataaatagataaacacctcaaacaaacaaaatcatgaTTCATTGTTCTTTATATACTTTCGTCATTATGTTGGTCAGCTCTGGGGTAATTTCTATTTAGGACAACAAAAGAGGCCATATTCACCTTTAAAGTTCAATGGCAACTGACATAGTTGACCTGCTGCACTCAATGGAACTCTTGAAAAAGATCAGTCTGCTGCTAAAAAGCTTCAGAGCATCAAGGGGTGGTCGACATTAGTCATGATGCACACCCACTTGGTCAACATCCCTCTTCTCTGCCAGaatcctcttctccttcctccctccgcAGAGAGTTCAGCTCAACTCATCAACTAGCTCGTTAAAGGAACAGTCTGCAACTCTGGTGAGAGGTTGCTTATATCTGGGCTaacaaattacacccctccttcCCAGGGTCCAGAAGCAACGTGTTGACTGGTTGCAATAGTGTACGGCTTGATTCTGAGCTTGGTTTGTTTCCTTTTTACAGAGCCAGCACTGTACGAGCAAAGAAGGTTATTTTTCTTagatcacacacagaacagacagctaaaggACCGTGAGgaacaatttgctgaatttgacaaacagTGTTTTGGACAAATCACGAACATACCTTTATGTCTTTTAGCATATTCTCCCTTAAATGTAATCCTCCCAAATAGGACTGTCAGACCTTTGGCTACCACAGACTGATTGAACATGTGCAGAATTTTGTGGCAGACATTAAATGAACTGAGCCTCCACAGAAAGTAGAACCCTTGTGTTGAGCCTCCTCGACAAGGGCTGCTGTGTTCCAATCCCACCCAAGTCTGGTTTCGGATGTATTTACCACTTGGGAATAGACAGGAATCAGAGGAGGTTTTAACTATAAGGAAGTCCGCAAGAAGAAAATGGACAAGAAGCTGAGCATACAGAAATAAGGCTTCGTTTTAACAGACACTGGCTTATTcagttaaaatgttaaaactgCCCTGAAATTGGCTTATTCAGTGTTGTTCTCCCAGGTGATctttcattttatttgctttcagGTACTTCATATTTTGTTGTACAAATTGTGTACCTTTTGAATCAACAGGAATATTCACATGCAGTTTTTAGCATATTGTTTCCCATTTATGTGGTTGCTAAAGAGGACATGTTCCCATCCCTAAACAATACAATAGCTTGCAGAGAGGTAGTAGTGATTAATTAAAGGTAAGTTCCTTGATTATTACACTGCTGAACTCCTACTGAGTTGAAATTGAAATTAACTGAAATTCTCCTCACGGTTCTCTAGCGGTCAGTTCTATGagagcgcaaaaaaaaaaaaaaaaaaaaaaactccggTGTTCGCAGCTACACAGTCCTTGCTCTGTAGatgtgaaacaaacacagtggctcaGACCAAGCCATTAACCattccaaccaatcaacacgttgcttcaggagcaagGAAGGAAtaggtgtaatttgattggctactgagctcaaatatcaacagcctttcaCCAGAATGATGGACTGTAGCCTACATATAATGATTGTTGACATCCAGCTGTTTGTCTTTAGAAATGTCCTTTAACAGGACATCGCTCAGGTGTAGTCTTGAAACACAACCCCAGTACTCTCAATGCAGACAATGACAACGAAGGTTAAATGGAGGTTAATTCAGACCTCTCATATTTAGGCCTGCCATAGTCCGACAATGGCACAGCTACCAACTGTATTCTAACAGAAAGTTGATTACTtgttctcttactctctctctctctctctctctctctcacacacacacacacacacacacacacacacacatctgatggttTGAATTAGTTTAGTTTTCAGTGCGTTTTTCAATACGAAAATATGGATATAATATGGGGTAGTGGCCATGAATGAAAAAGTCCAGTTTACCTGTGTCGCCTACTGTGAGGCTAGTACACCATACATCGCAACTTTGTTGTGTTTCTGCAAGTGTAGGCTAAATCTTTAGATCTCAGAAATCACTACTCCGTCTGATACCTGAAAAGTTACAACATATAGGCCTATGTGTCTGACGGAAACAGTTGGCTCGTAGGAATGAGAGGCATTGCGTCTCTTACATAGTACAAGTTTTCAAAACAGTCCAATTTCAATGTAATTATGCACCTCGCCCTCACGGTGCTGCTCTATATCCTTCCGCGTAAGCAAAATGCATATTTCATTGAGACTTATAAACATTTCAAACATATGAAATGCACACAATCTATTTTTTTACACATAGCATCATATACAAGAATGGTAAGCTAACATATAAGAGTGTAGGACTATTTCCCGACATTTCATTTTTGATCTATTTTCTTGATTGCGGCGGAATACGTGAACTGCATTCTTGGTATACTCCCCTGCAAGACGCCATTTTAAGATAGTTTACTGGGTGAGCTAACATTAGCGTATCCCTAGTGCAGCGGTAACAGGAATATCCGTTTGGATCCAGACGGTTTACCTGTTCCGTTCTATCTATTTACACGGGCCGGACAGATCATCTGTCGCTGACAAAAAAGACGGCATTGATTTGAGAGTAAGTGTGAGATTTCGAAAAATGTAACGATTCGGTAGTTTATGCCTTTTGCATTTGCAGATTCCTGGGGAATAGTCACCGTGGAAATGGGAAGAGGGAGCTTCCTCTTTGATGGATTCTGGAACTACCGACAAAACATTTTAAGGAGAgacaatgttgccatcaatgtACAATTTGCTGCGAATGTTAATTATTGTAAttcaaaatgttacattttaaagtaacacaATCGATTAATATATTGTACATTTATCGCCAGGTAATCCAGTTTGGTTtagtagctaacgttagccaacgTTACTGCGGAGGGGTTAATGTTACCTGGCTTTTCCCCCTAGGTTAATGTGCTAGTTGTTACTCTTGCTGTTGCTGttaatgttatatatataaaatattttaatgttgttgtttgaCAATGATGGTCAGGAATATTGACGCATTACTCTTGAATACCTCGGCATTTGGATCGTTAAAAGCATTTTCGTAAAACCTAGATAGCTCGCTGGTCAGAGTTAAAGATTTTTGGGTTATGGTAGGCAGATATCAAGCAAGATTTGTAAACGTGAACATTATTCACCGCATGTAATGTTATTCGAAGGTGTTTAGGAAGATGCAGGGTATTTTCGTCAGGTAGCTCTCCGCTATCGTTAACTCgcctatctagctagctagcagaaGTATTTGCATTGGTAGTTAGTCATCGTTGTATGAACATGAATGGCCGAGGCATATGGTGGTGGTTGTTTAATTTGATCGCATTCTGTGAAAAAGTTACGTTGACCTTAGTCGGAACATTAAGCGGGTATCGAACCTAGAatggctagctagcaaatgTACTAGAGATGTTTAACTTGACCTATACGAATTGCTATATGAATCGGACTAGTTCAGTCATCCAGATACTTTGTTTCATAGTTTTTCGGAAATGTGTAATGAGCTTGGCTGGAATAGTCAAAGCTAAAGCCAACAGCCTTCTTTGTAAGTTATTAGCCAACGTTCACTTGCAATGTTGGCCATGATCGCCAACAAAGTGTTTCCATGTTGTGGTATTTAGATGTCTATCAAGTTTTTACTGGAAAGGGGTACTTTGTTGAAATGTTTGTTCAAACCATGTGCCCAACCAACGTTACCCTGGAGGTATAAGTAATGTTTATCAGCTAACGGTATGTTAATTAGGGCCTACTTCACCGCGGTATCATTTACTCATCATTTTGTTTGCAAACTAGATTGGTAGATACGTCGATGGCTGTAAagtcaataaaaaaataaaaacatttgtttaGATAGCTACGTAGCAGCAATGCCTACTCTATTGTAAGAGGAACAAAATGATCTAATGTAGCTAGATACCGTTTTTCGAAAGCAACTCTAATCTGTGTAGGCGCTAGCTGGGGGGTTGTGGGTTTTAAGTCTTTACAATTGGTTCCATCGTAactcatttgttttgtgtgctttattcgaatgtgtttttattttgtattaagaTGTTACACTGGCCGGACGTTTACAGTCGTTTAAACAACGGTTCTTTGAAACCGTGTAGGCTGACTGGCTTAAATATTCCTGTCCGGCTTCCTAAACTGAGGGCCCCAATCATTCACATTCCTCTGTTGTGTGGCCTGCATTCTCATAGGCAGTCGAGGAGGAGCTCCCATTGCTGTGCTATGCTAGACTGCACACATTGGAAGCGATTAGAGCCGGGTACAGTGCAGAGTGGGGAGGGGTACTCGAGTTTAGCTTGTGGGGAATTGCTTTGATCTTCCGCGGTGGACGCGCAGGGCAGCGGCCCGCCGCTACGCATCTGTCCAGATGTTGTGAATTATCGGTAGTGACTCCAAGTCAGAGAAAGGAAATGAAGTGTATAGCCGAGCTTGATGTTGTATGCCTCTGATAAATGAGACACGAACTCCAAGGGCGATTGTGGGGTTTTCCACCAGTACTGAAGGCTTGCTCAGACACGAATGCAAGTGTTTGATGTGAATTAGGTACGTGATTGTACTTAGTGAATGTTTCTGATGACTTCAAATCGTTTTTTTGCTTAGGTTTTACACCGGGGTTGAACCCTAATAAATGTTCCTGTTGGTTTCACAGTCAACACAATCAATCCTTTATCTTGCCTTATAATAACCTGAGCTTTGACAAAGCTGGACCCAATGGAGTTGATGTGGAGTTTTTATACAGAGATCCCGCCGTACCGCTGTTAAGTAGAGCCCTCATTAAGCCGCCATTGCTTGTTTACACGAAACCAAACAGGCGGCCTAATGGCGCCCCGGTGTGTGCTCTGGGATAGCATGCTGGCATTCCGGAATCAGAGGTGTGACGTTTAATGTTGCATTCAAGACCACTCGGAACTTTGACAATGGACAATTGCTCTAGAACGCCACCTGAAGTCAGAGTTCCGACTCAAACTAGGACAAAAGATGTATTCCCAAATTCAGAGAGGCATGTCatttaatacatttgaaattattATCAATAATGCGACAAACCTAACAGAGACTAATAGAGACTGGggctagtaaaaaaaaaaaatgacgtcCTTTCCTAACCACCTTTTCCTGACCTCAATGGAAAAAGCCATGAGTTCAAAgaaagatgtgaaggagaatTCATAAGGACACAGGAAAAGACAACCACGGTGCTGAGAGAATCCGACTGCACTCACACTAGCCTTCATAATTATGCAACGGCGGATGTTTTAAATTGAACACCTTTGAAGCACCTTTCCATAGTATTTAGGGAACCCGACCAGCGCTCATCATGGCTTCCAGTTGGATACTTCccggtcatttcactcagttaagAACCCTCCTGAGCAAAAAAGACTGTTTGACTACAGCCCTTGACTAGGCTTTATCAAAAGTTAAAAAACTTCTTAAAGGCACGAGAAGATTCATGAAGAGACAGTGTGTccaaatgaacaagaaaaaagttgtacattttatttttgatacCCAGCAGATAGAAGGAAAGTCCCCTGCTGAGTCACCaccacattattgtgtttacTTCTGACGTCTCAGTATCTGTGTAAGTTAGTGTGCATCTGACGTCTCAGTATTGGCAGGCTCTATGCTCATTTACAGCAATGTTCAGACTCCAGTAAAGTTAGTGTGCATCATGTACAACATGATAATGCTTATGTCGGATTTGTGTGTTCTGCCCGTCTTAGTTCATTTTGGAGCTGCTAGGCTGTGTCGCACGCCTATCCCGCTGTGTGGGTTTTACAAAGATGTCGATCCGGCTCTGTGACCACAGTTCACATTTCACACTTCAGCAATGCCATTGTGCCTGTGATTGGCAAC
The sequence above is drawn from the Clupea harengus chromosome 19, Ch_v2.0.2, whole genome shotgun sequence genome and encodes:
- the mllt11 gene encoding protein AF1q, which codes for MKMLETPATQYDSFLYWRQPIPELDLSELQDLGVAKVVPIQKNKTKKKKKSPLKPKKGGETTNELSEYNAFQYWREPIVSIDNLDFNLLL